AAAGAGAATCCAATTTAGGATTCTCTTTTATTTTTTTATAAGTGTTTGAACCATATAAATTAAATCTTGTTTAAAACTCCAATTCTTCACATAGTCGACATTAATCTTCACTTTATCTGGCCAAAGAACTTCATCATTGTAAGCTTTTGGATTTGTAACATCGGATAAGAGTTCTTCTTCGTGTCGATATTTTAATTGAGCAGGCCCAGTTAAACCAGGTTTTACCTGAAGCATTATCCGATCTTCTCCAACCAATACATCAGCATAACCTTTTACATCAGGACGAGGACCAACGAAGCTCATTTCACCTTTTAGAATATTAATTAACTGTGGCAGTTCATCTAATTTATAATCTCTTAGAATTTTTCCAAATTTTGTAATATGATGTTGATCGGTGGTAATTGTATTTTCAGAAAATCCTTTAATTGTTCTGATTTTGTAAATAGTAAAAAACTTGCCGTTCTTCCCTACTCTTTTTTGAGTAAAAACACCAAATTGATTCGTATCAAAAGAACTTATGATAACTAACAAAACAATTAATCCCACTAAAAAAAATAGTAGGATTAATGCAAGTATATAATCAAATATGTTCTTTAATAACATTTTAATTAAAAAAATTTACTTTTAATACGAGTAGCTAATCGTTTAAGTTTACCAAAGAATGAATTATCAAAATCTTCGTCACCAGCAAAATAGCCATAACCGTAATCATAACCGTAGCCGTAGCCATAACCGTAACCATAGCCATAACTGTAACCCGTTTTGATTTGGAAGTCGTTGAATATAATTCCAACATTCGACACTTCTCCTTCATCGTATTTATTCGAAATCGCCGTAATAAAGTTTTTCTCTGAATAATTGTAACGCGTCACATACAATGTACAATCAGCATAACACATCAAATCATAAGAATCTGTTACCAATCCAATTGGTGGCGAATCTATAATCACAAATTCATATTTTTCTTTCAATTCAGCAAACAATTGATCCATTCGTTTACTCAAAATCAATTCAGAAGGATTTGGAGGAATTGGACCAGCTGTAATAACATCTAAATTAGGTAAAATTGTATGTTGTATAATTTTATTTAAATCTAAATAACCTGCTACATAATCTGTTACCCCAACTTTATTGTTGATATTAAAATCATCAAATATTTTTGGCTTACGTAAATCTAATCCAATCAGAATCGTTTTCTTATCCATCGAACCGATTGAACTGGCGATATTCATCGCGTTGAACGTTTTACCTTCACCTCCAATAAATGAAGTGACTAAAATGGTTTTATTATGCTCGTCGAGTCCTGGATGTTTATATAAATACTTTAAATTAGAACGAATAGATCTAAATGATTCTGAAATTCCAGATTTAGGATTATTGATAACAACTAATGGTGAATTGTCCCCTAACGGACCAACCAAACCAATAATTGGAATATTTGTACGTCCTGTGATATCCTTTAATACACGAACTTTAAAATCTAACAATTCTTTAATCACCACATAAATAAGAGGAATCAATAAACCAATTCCTAAAGCAATCAAGTAATTACGATTTGGATTTGGGTAAATAAATCCTTGACCTTGATTCTTCGCAGGATCAATGATTGTAATATCAGAGACAATAGAGGCTAAAGACAAATCGGTTGTGTTTAACTGATTGATCAACGTAGAATACATTGTACTATTCAACTCAAACCCACGATTTGCTTCCACAAATTCTATTTCTTCGTATGGTAAATCTTTTGCTTTGAATTCAGACTCCGCTAATTTAGCATTAATCATGGACAAATCGGTGTTCAACTTTTGTAAATGCGCATTGACAACATTCGAAATATTGTTTCTTGTTTTCGCTAATTGACGATCTATTTCTCTAATCTCATCCGTATTTGATTTGTAAACCTTAAGCATTTGCTCTCTTTGGTTTTCAAGATTATCCAATTGATCTACATTTGTCATGTAGTACGAAACATCAAGTCCTGCAATATTAAGCGCTATTAAATTATCAACACTACTCGATTTTTTAGGCATTAAACGGTGCAAAGCATTAATTTTCTCTTCTACTTCTATACGTTCTTTATCTAAAGCTGTTAATTTTCCTAAAAGTTCACTTTTCTTTGTATTAAAATTATAAACTCCTGTTTGTTTTTGCAGTTCTTGCAAATTATTCGTTGAACTATCTAACTTTAGCTTTACTGCTGTAATTCTTTCTTGTAAGTATTTTTTGGTCTGATATGCCGATAAATTTCTCTCTGCAAGTTCATTTTCTATTAAAACCTGAATTGAATTATTTAATAAATCGACTGCTTCATTTAAGCTTTCAGCATTTTTAGAAACCGAAATAATACTTGAAATTTTAGATGGATTTGACACACTAAAATTCTTAACCGCTCTAGATGTTGCATCTTTAATAGTCACTAACTTAAATGAAATTGTACTTTCTGAGAACGGTACGTTTGAGCGAGTTAGTTTTATTTTATAGTTTTTTCCAACCATCCATTGATTGTAATAACCAATTTTAGGAAGATTCAAAACATCTGGTTTAATAATACTATCTTTTGTAAATTGATACAACGATCCATTAGCATTTTCAACTTCAAGATAAAATGAATTTTGATCCTTTGGCTTCACTCTTACATCTACGTTTGCAACTTGTTGATGAAATGTATCAATATGCACATGGAATGGTGCATCTAATTTATAAATATTAGATTTTTTTAATCTGCCTTCTTCTGTGTAAAAAATATAGGATTCTGCCTTCTTAACAACTTTTTCATTATGAATACGAGATGTTAAAGTATAAGATAATCCGTCAATTTTGTTGGCATTACCTCCCCAAATGAAGTTAATCGAATTAGATGCCAAAGAATTATTCGCCGAACTATTATCCTTGATTTTAAACGTTGTATTGGCCGAATAAATTTTATTCAGTTTCCAGTTATTTAAATAATAAGCAACTGCTAAAGCAATCAGCATTGATATTATATATAATGGCCACTCATTAAGTAACCTGGGTATAAGCCTTTCTACATCAATAAAGTCAGATTGTTTTTTCTTACTTTTTTGATTATTCGTTGTGTTCGCCATTCTTAAATTTTATCAAAAAATAAATAAACTCCTAAAATAGTTGCAATAGCTCCCATCACTGTTGTAACGACGCTCAGTGGGTTTAGACCAACTCCCCAAACTTTTTCTTTACGTGGATTAACAACAATAATATCATTATTCTGAATCCAATAATACTCTGAATTCATAATAGATTCTTTTGTCAAGTCCACATAAACCTGCTTAGTTCCATCCAAATCTGTTCTGATTATACGAACATTTTTCAGGTCTGCATATATATTATTAGATCCTGTTTTAGCGAAAGCTTCTAAAATGGTTAAATCTCTTTTATTTGCCCGAAATGTCCCTTGACTAACTTCACCCACTATAGTATATTCTATACCTGCTAAATTTACATCTATAAAAGTTCCTTTCTCATCATAAATTTTATAAAATTCATCTTGAATTATCTTACGAACCTGTTCTATAGTAAACCCTTCTACATGTATATTCCCAATTCGAGGTAATTCTATGTTTCCATCTTTTCTGACTAATACACCTGAATTCTCTCCTTGAACAAAAGTTTGATTTCCTGAAGAAATAAAATCACTTAGAATCCCCATAGATTCTTTAGAAGCACTTGAAACATTGATTAAAATGCGATCCCCTTTTTGAATATAGTATTCAGGTTTATCGAAAGCGATTTTCCCTTTAGCATCAAGTTTTAAATTTTGATCTGGTTGAATTAATTGAACATCTTTAAGTGATATACATGAAAATAAATTCATGATGATCAATAAAATAGCGGTTTTGGTTAAAGTTGATTTTAAGTAAAGCATTTTTTATAATGATATGTTTTTATTATTTTTTAATACTACAATATATCTTAGAGAGATAACAAAACTTATTGATAAAACAATAAAAACCAAAAATAGTTTATTAATTTCAATATTTCTAAAATAATACCCAACGATTATAAAAAAAATGTTAATTAATACTAAAATGATCGACGTTTGCAAATGATTGTAACCTAATTTTAGAAATTGATGATGCAAATGGTTTTTATCTGGTGCAAATGGACTTCTTTTTCTGAGTAATCGAACAGTAAAAACATAAGAAGTATCTACAATAGGAATCACAAAGATAAACAGTAGAAGTACTGGTCCAGTCTTTAAGCCAAGATTGGAGGTTTCGCTAATGTAAAGAAATCGAATCGCCATAAAGGTTAAAATAAAACCTATGACCATCGATCCTGTATCCCCCATAAATATTCTAAATTTTTTGGAAAGATTGTATCGTGCAAAACCTATTAAAACAGCGAGTGTACTAATGGCAAGTATACCTATGCCATAATCAAAAATTCGATAAAAAATATACACAAAACATAGACTAATTACGCCTCCAACTCCTGCTGCAAGTCCATCAATTCCATCAATAAGATTGAAAGCATTAATCAAAACAATGAATATAAAAATCGTTAACAAGACCCCTACAGCGTATGGTATTCTATAAATTCCAAAAAGTCCTGAAAATGAATTAATCATAATTCCTGAACCAAAAATAATTAAAATTGTACTTATTAGTTGTCCGTATAGTTTTTTATCTGGTGCTACAACTAATAGATCGTCCATTAATCCTATAAAAAACAAGATGGTAATAGCCGATAGAAAAAAGGAATAATTAACACCTAAATCTGTTGCGAAAATAGAAGTCGAAACCACAATACCAAAGTACAATGCGACACCTCCCAAGGTAGGAACTTTATTCGTATGCGAACTACGCTCTCCTGGCACATCCATTAATTGTTTTCTATAAGAGATTCTAATTATTTTAGGGATAGAAATCAAAGTGATAGTCAATGCAAAAAAAAATGCACCCAAAATATTGATGTAAATTGGAGAAATATCCAGTGTATATAAATAGTCTAATAATTTAAAGTTTTCCATATTTTTTTAATCCATTCAATGCCCAAAAAAAAGTGTAATAAGAAGATTTAAAAAAATTCATTTTTAAATATTTTCTATAGACATCGTATTGTTTTTTTGCTATTTTAAATTTATCCCTCGAAACAGAATTATCTCTAATTCGATAAATAGCTAAGGGTTCTTCAATTGCTCTTGCGTAATTTATTTTAGCTAACAAATCAATCCACATCGCATGATCTTCTCTTAATTCTACATCAGGAACAGTAATTTTCCCTATCGTTTTGGAGTCATAAACAGATGTTAACATCGGAATTGGACAGTTGTATAAAATTCGATTACTATCAATTTTATCAATCGCAATAAAATCCTCTAACAAGGGTTGCAAATTTTCATCTACTCGTTTATAACTTGTGTAAACTAATTGCTCATCATTTGATTGTAAATAATCGATCGTTTTTTCTAAAAAATCTGGTAACCACAAATCATCGCTATCGATGAACGTGATGTACCTTCCATTTGCTTTGGAAAGTGCTATATTTCTTGCTTTTGCAGCACCTTGATTAACTGTTTGACTACTTAAATGAATTCGATGATCTTGAAACGATTTTATAATTTCAACCGAACGGTCAGTTGAACAATCATCAACAATAAGCCATTCCCAATTAGAATAAGTCTGTGCCTTTATTGATTGATAAGTTTCCGCTATATACTTTTCCGAATTATAGCAAGGCGTTACAATAGATACTAATTCCATTTCCATAATCCGTACACGGCCTCTTTATTAAAAATAGTTCGATAATTTCCAAAATTTGATTTATGTCCTTGCTTTACTTGGAACCAAAAAATCAACAAGACAGTGTATGATACAAAACTTAAATATATAAAGTTTCGTTTAAATTTATCTCCGTCAAAAACATACACCAATCTCCCTACCGTTAAACCTAAAAAAACTAAATAAAAACCTGGTAATCGAATACCAAAAATTCCTTTCCCTAAGAAGAAATAAAGTAGTACACCAAAAACAAATAAGTTTCGGAAATAACAATACAATTTATCGTGAACAGCATATTTATTATAAATGATAATGGATAGAATAGAAATAATTTTTACAAAATCTCCTATAGCCACCCCATCGCCTTGTGCGTATAACTCACTTTCGTAACCTTCGAATTTTTCTTGCCCAATAGGCATAAAGTTCATGATAACCTCTATGATTGAATTTAATCCAGTATAAAACCCTATAATTGAAAATAAAACGATCCAACCTATAAATTTTTCGTCAAATTTCATTGGAGCAATCCAATAGGCAAGTACAAAAACAATAATAGATTCATGAAATTGATAACCTACCGCAATGCAAATTAAAAATTTGACTAAATTTCGATCAATCACATAGCGTATTGAATATATTGCAATTGCATTGGCTAAACCCTGACGAATATGCACATGCTCCTCAAACATAAAGTTTGGCATGGCATAGATAAATAGAACAAGGAAAGGAAAACCACCATATTTGTAAAAAGTTGATGATTTTAAAATTAAGGAAGTTGATGCCACAAGCAAAGTGAGCATTCCAAAATCAAAGCCAAAATCTACCAATAGCTTATTTAGACCAAGGAAGCCTTTTTCCATACCTGCCATGTAAGCAAATCGATCAAATTCTGGCCAAGATACATCTAATAACATATTAAACGTATTAAAATAAGCAATCCAGTCAGGGCTTAAACCATAACCAAAACCAGCTGTTAGTGACATTATCACAACAATTAACACATACAATTGTTTACTGACTTTTTTATCAGAAAACTCTAATATTGATGCGATAAGCAGAAAAGAAAATATGAATAAATAAATTAAACTCACTTCAAATTATAATTTAATTAACAGTTGAAGGTTCATAAGTGACAAATAATAATACATTCTTTTTTTCAATGGTAATGAATTTAAGTAATTCTTTTCAAAACGATTATAATTTTTAAGCTCTTTCTTTGTTAAGTGATTCTCTTTCAGAAAATCACTTAAAGCTTCAATCATTCTACTTTTCAAGGTTTTATCTTTTACATAGGCCAGATAGGCTAAATACGAATAATACCCCTGAATGATTTGAAAACGTTTTAGCTCGGTTGCAAATGTATTGTATTTACTTTTATAAAAATAATTTGTCACCTCATTTACAGCAACAAACATATCCAAACCTTTCGCCGTATGGGTCTTTGTAATAGAATCTTGGCGTTCAAAATACTTATAAAAAGGTTGATTAATTTTAGAAATAACTGTAGCATCTAAAACTAATTTCGGTATCAATTCGATGTCTTCAAAGTGAATTCCTTTTCTAAAACGATGCTTGTTAAACAATGATCTTCTGAAAATTTTATTACAAGCAAAACAACTCATTTCACCAAAAAAAGTCAGATCATTCTCCAAAATAATCTTTTCTGGTAATTGTGGAGACTGTGGTAAATCACGAAACTCAGTTCCAAATTCATCTACTTTTACCAAATCACAAAAAACAATTTCTGACCGATGTTGCACACTCAAATCAACCATTTTTTCGAACATCGTTCTATCAATGTAATCATCCGAATCTATAAACGCCAAATAATCACCTGTCGCATGGTCGATACCTGCATTTCTCGCATCGCTTAACCCTCCATTCTCTTTCAGAATAGAAACAATTCTTGCATCAATCTGTTTGTACTGATCGATAATTGATTGCGAATGATCTTTCGAACCATCATTTACTACAATCACCTCAAGTTCTTTATAGGTTTGATTCAAAATAGAATCTAAACACTTCGAAAGATATTTTTCGGTATTATAAACAGGAACAATAACTGATAGTTTAGGTGGATTATTCATTATAGTTGATTAAAAATAGCTTCGTATTGTTTTATAATTATTTGTTTACTAAATCGAGAAAAGATACTTTCTACAAGCTGTTCTTTTGGATGGTGATGTGTTAAAACTTCTTTTATTTTTTGCGCAAAACCTTTGGTATTATCTATTGGAAAAATTTCCCCATTGATTCCTTCTTGAATAATTTCATTGATTCCTCCAGGCGCATTATTTGCCAAACTATAGGTTCCGCACGCACCTGCTTCCAATAATACATTCGGAAAACCTTCGTAACGGGATGAAAGAACAAACAAATCAGCATGCTTTAAATACACAAACGGATTCGGAACATTTCCTTGAAACCTCACATTCGCTAATTTCAACTCGTCCTTTTGTTTAATCAACCCATCTTTAAAGGCACCATCACCAAGAATAGTTAACTGTATTTTTTCATGTTTCAATTCATTCATCACATCGAGTAACAAATCAAATCCTTTTCGCGGAGACAAATTACCTATCGCCACAATATTTTTATAGCTCGTGTCAAA
This portion of the Empedobacter stercoris genome encodes:
- a CDS encoding glycosyltransferase family 2 protein; amino-acid sequence: MELVSIVTPCYNSEKYIAETYQSIKAQTYSNWEWLIVDDCSTDRSVEIIKSFQDHRIHLSSQTVNQGAAKARNIALSKANGRYITFIDSDDLWLPDFLEKTIDYLQSNDEQLVYTSYKRVDENLQPLLEDFIAIDKIDSNRILYNCPIPMLTSVYDSKTIGKITVPDVELREDHAMWIDLLAKINYARAIEEPLAIYRIRDNSVSRDKFKIAKKQYDVYRKYLKMNFFKSSYYTFFWALNGLKKYGKL
- a CDS encoding sugar transferase — translated: MLLKNIFDYILALILLFFLVGLIVLLVIISSFDTNQFGVFTQKRVGKNGKFFTIYKIRTIKGFSENTITTDQHHITKFGKILRDYKLDELPQLINILKGEMSFVGPRPDVKGYADVLVGEDRIMLQVKPGLTGPAQLKYRHEEELLSDVTNPKAYNDEVLWPDKVKINVDYVKNWSFKQDLIYMVQTLIKK
- a CDS encoding glycosyltransferase family 2 protein, giving the protein MNNPPKLSVIVPVYNTEKYLSKCLDSILNQTYKELEVIVVNDGSKDHSQSIIDQYKQIDARIVSILKENGGLSDARNAGIDHATGDYLAFIDSDDYIDRTMFEKMVDLSVQHRSEIVFCDLVKVDEFGTEFRDLPQSPQLPEKIILENDLTFFGEMSCFACNKIFRRSLFNKHRFRKGIHFEDIELIPKLVLDATVISKINQPFYKYFERQDSITKTHTAKGLDMFVAVNEVTNYFYKSKYNTFATELKRFQIIQGYYSYLAYLAYVKDKTLKSRMIEALSDFLKENHLTKKELKNYNRFEKNYLNSLPLKKRMYYYLSLMNLQLLIKL
- a CDS encoding polysaccharide biosynthesis/export family protein — protein: MNLFSCISLKDVQLIQPDQNLKLDAKGKIAFDKPEYYIQKGDRILINVSSASKESMGILSDFISSGNQTFVQGENSGVLVRKDGNIELPRIGNIHVEGFTIEQVRKIIQDEFYKIYDEKGTFIDVNLAGIEYTIVGEVSQGTFRANKRDLTILEAFAKTGSNNIYADLKNVRIIRTDLDGTKQVYVDLTKESIMNSEYYWIQNNDIIVVNPRKEKVWGVGLNPLSVVTTVMGAIATILGVYLFFDKI
- a CDS encoding EpsG family protein, encoding MSLTAGFGYGLSPDWIAYFNTFNMLLDVSWPEFDRFAYMAGMEKGFLGLNKLLVDFGFDFGMLTLLVASTSLILKSSTFYKYGGFPFLVLFIYAMPNFMFEEHVHIRQGLANAIAIYSIRYVIDRNLVKFLICIAVGYQFHESIIVFVLAYWIAPMKFDEKFIGWIVLFSIIGFYTGLNSIIEVIMNFMPIGQEKFEGYESELYAQGDGVAIGDFVKIISILSIIIYNKYAVHDKLYCYFRNLFVFGVLLYFFLGKGIFGIRLPGFYLVFLGLTVGRLVYVFDGDKFKRNFIYLSFVSYTVLLIFWFQVKQGHKSNFGNYRTIFNKEAVYGLWKWN
- a CDS encoding polysaccharide biosynthesis tyrosine autokinase gives rise to the protein MANTTNNQKSKKKQSDFIDVERLIPRLLNEWPLYIISMLIALAVAYYLNNWKLNKIYSANTTFKIKDNSSANNSLASNSINFIWGGNANKIDGLSYTLTSRIHNEKVVKKAESYIFYTEEGRLKKSNIYKLDAPFHVHIDTFHQQVANVDVRVKPKDQNSFYLEVENANGSLYQFTKDSIIKPDVLNLPKIGYYNQWMVGKNYKIKLTRSNVPFSESTISFKLVTIKDATSRAVKNFSVSNPSKISSIISVSKNAESLNEAVDLLNNSIQVLIENELAERNLSAYQTKKYLQERITAVKLKLDSSTNNLQELQKQTGVYNFNTKKSELLGKLTALDKERIEVEEKINALHRLMPKKSSSVDNLIALNIAGLDVSYYMTNVDQLDNLENQREQMLKVYKSNTDEIREIDRQLAKTRNNISNVVNAHLQKLNTDLSMINAKLAESEFKAKDLPYEEIEFVEANRGFELNSTMYSTLINQLNTTDLSLASIVSDITIIDPAKNQGQGFIYPNPNRNYLIALGIGLLIPLIYVVIKELLDFKVRVLKDITGRTNIPIIGLVGPLGDNSPLVVINNPKSGISESFRSIRSNLKYLYKHPGLDEHNKTILVTSFIGGEGKTFNAMNIASSIGSMDKKTILIGLDLRKPKIFDDFNINNKVGVTDYVAGYLDLNKIIQHTILPNLDVITAGPIPPNPSELILSKRMDQLFAELKEKYEFVIIDSPPIGLVTDSYDLMCYADCTLYVTRYNYSEKNFITAISNKYDEGEVSNVGIIFNDFQIKTGYSYGYGYGYGYGYGYDYGYGYFAGDEDFDNSFFGKLKRLATRIKSKFF
- a CDS encoding glycosyltransferase family 4 protein encodes the protein MENFKLLDYLYTLDISPIYINILGAFFFALTITLISIPKIIRISYRKQLMDVPGERSSHTNKVPTLGGVALYFGIVVSTSIFATDLGVNYSFFLSAITILFFIGLMDDLLVVAPDKKLYGQLISTILIIFGSGIMINSFSGLFGIYRIPYAVGVLLTIFIFIVLINAFNLIDGIDGLAAGVGGVISLCFVYIFYRIFDYGIGILAISTLAVLIGFARYNLSKKFRIFMGDTGSMVIGFILTFMAIRFLYISETSNLGLKTGPVLLLFIFVIPIVDTSYVFTVRLLRKRSPFAPDKNHLHHQFLKLGYNHLQTSIILVLINIFFIIVGYYFRNIEINKLFLVFIVLSISFVISLRYIVVLKNNKNISL